The Apium graveolens cultivar Ventura chromosome 11, ASM990537v1, whole genome shotgun sequence genome has a window encoding:
- the LOC141697673 gene encoding ras-related protein RABD2c-like, producing the protein MNQEYDYLFKLLLIGDSGVGKSCLLLRFADDSYLDSYISTIGVDFKIRTVEQDGKTIKLQIWDTAGQERFRTITSSYYRGAHGIIVVYDVTDQESFNNVKQWLSEIDRYASESVNKLLVGNKCDLTSQKVVSTETAQAFADEIGIPFMETSAKSATNVEQAFMAMTADIKNRMATQPGANNAKPSTVQIRGQPVNQSSGCCSS; encoded by the exons TGACTACTTGTTTAAGCTTTTGCTTATCGGAGATTCAGGTGTTGGAAAATCGTGTCTCCTCCTGAGGTTTGCT GATGATTCGTATCTGGATAGTTACATTAGCACCATTGGTGTAGACTTT AAAATCCGAACAGTGGAGCAGGACGGGAAAACTATTAAGCTCCAAATT TGGGATACTGCTGGACAGGAACGTTTTAGGACAATTACTAGCAGCTACTATCGTGGAGCACATGGCATCATT GTTGTGTATGATGTTACAGATCAAGAAAGCTTTAACAATGTCAAGCAGTGGTTAAGTGAAATTGATCGTTATGCCAGTGAGAGTGTAAACAAGCTTTTGGTTGGTAACAAATGTGATCTTACATCACAGAAGGTTGTGTCCACCGAAACAGCTCAG GCATTTGCAGATGAAATTGGAATCCCTTTCATGGAAACAAGTGCTAAAAGTGCTACAAATGTTGAACAGGCTTTCATGGCCATGACTGCCGACATTAAGAACAG GATGGCTACTCAACCAGGAGCGAACAATGCTAAGCCTTCTACCGTACAGATTCGCGGACAACCTGTCAATCAAAGTTCTGGCTGCTGTTCATCTTAA